GACTCCGAGCCGTACGCCGAGAAGCTGATCGCCGAGCAGGGCGAGCTGGACCCGGAGAACATCGCCCACGCCTACCTGGGCGGCCACTTCGTCAGCGACCCGCCGATCTGGCCGTACTGACCGGAGAACGGACCTCGGCGGGCGGGCACCGAACGGGCCCGCCCGCCGCCGTATCCGGGCACGCGCCCTGCCCTATCCCACCCGCCGCCCGGCTGCCCCGCAGGTCCGAGCCGGGCAGGCCGCACGGCAGACGGGCCCACCCGGGCGGTATCGGGCCCGCAACGGGCCTGGTCAGTGCCGCGCCCCCGCTGTAGAACTTCCCCCATGGGCCCCACCGGGCCCGAACGGGCAGGACAGCGGGAGAGCGAGGTGACGACATGACCCCCAGAACGGCGGAGGAGCGCCAGCGCGAGATCGTGCGCGCCGCGCGCGCCACCGGCGCGGTCGACGTCGCCACGCTCGCCACCGAACTGGGCGTGGCCAGGGAGACCGTACGGCGGGACCTGCGCGCCCTGGAGGAGCACGGCCTGGTACGCCGTACGCACGGCGGCGCCTATCCCGTGGAGAGCGCCGGCTTCGAGACGACGCTGGCCTTCCGCGCCACCAGCCATGTGCCCGAGAAGCGCCGGATCGCCGCCGCGGCGGCCGGGCTGCTCGGGGACGCCGAGACGGTCTTCGTCGACGAGGGCTTCACCCCGCAGCTCATCGCCGAGGCGCTGCCCAGGGACCGGCCGCTGACCGTGGTCACCGCGTCCCTGCCGGTCGCGGGCACGCTCGCCGAGACCGAGAACATGTCCGTACTGCTGCTCGGCGGCCGGGTCCGCT
The sequence above is a segment of the Streptomyces asoensis genome. Coding sequences within it:
- a CDS encoding DeoR/GlpR family DNA-binding transcription regulator codes for the protein MTPRTAEERQREIVRAARATGAVDVATLATELGVARETVRRDLRALEEHGLVRRTHGGAYPVESAGFETTLAFRATSHVPEKRRIAAAAAGLLGDAETVFVDEGFTPQLIAEALPRDRPLTVVTASLPVAGTLAETENMSVLLLGGRVRSGTLATVDHWTTKMLAGFVVDLAYIGANGISREHGLTTPDPAVGEVKAQAVRAARRVAFVGVHTKFGAVSFCRFAEVGALEAIVTSTLLPAAEAHRYSLLGPQVIRV